DNA from Fusarium falciforme chromosome 7, complete sequence:
CCTCAAATGAAGGCATCGCGAGAACCAACTAACAGTCTCCAGATGGATCTTTGCGACCGTGCTCGTCCCTCAGGTCAAGCCTACCATCACATCACAGATCGATGAAGCCCGACAAAGACTGCCCTCAGTCAGTATCGACTGGGCGCCGAATGACGACCCTCGCAAGAACTACAACACATCCAAGGTCGCTCTCATCATCGAGCCCGAGCCTCTCCCTCTGCTGGTCCCCTTGATCTTGCACATGATCGCCGTCGTGCCTCCGGATTGGCGATTCGTCTTTATCGGTTCCAAGAAGAGCGTCTACACCGTCGGTCGCGAGTATGGCATCCAGCTGCAGCAGGGTCTGGGCAAGATTGACCTCATGAGGCTGCCTAGCCCTTGGTCCATCAAGACTGAAGAGGACCTGAACCGTCTGTACACGGATTCGCGATTCTACAACGAGTTTTTGCCCGGAGTCGAGTGGCTCTTGACCTTTGACTCGGAGAGCATTCTTTGCGCCAATGCGCAGTCAAGCTTGAACGACTGGTTGGACTACACATGGGCTGGTGCTGCCAGGTAAGATGAATCCCATCGCTTCAGCGACACCCCTGCTAACAATCTCAAAGAGCCGACGTCAAGGCCTTTGCTGGCTACGGAAAGCTCTCGCTGCGACGCGTCTCTGCCATCCAGCAAGTCCTCGGCTTCCAGAAGCGCTACAACAACACGGATCAAGAAGACATTTGGTTCGGAAAGCGTCTCTACATCCTCCCCGACGCCAAGCTCGCCAACCTGACCAACGAGGTCTTTTCGGTGCAGAACAACGTCACAGAAAAGCCCATGGGCTACCACGCCCTTGGCCGTGGCAGGGGTCTCGATAAGGAAGTCTGGGGCAACGTCGAGACACGAAAGGCGGCACTCGAGTAC
Protein-coding regions in this window:
- a CDS encoding DUF5672 domain-containing protein — its product is MAPQVDLSQWADLPVMATKSLKSRLPTTISRSTILIVVSLISTWIFATVLVPQVKPTITSQIDEARQRLPSVSIDWAPNDDPRKNYNTSKVALIIEPEPLPLLVPLILHMIAVVPPDWRFVFIGSKKSVYTVGREYGIQLQQGLGKIDLMRLPSPWSIKTEEDLNRLYTDSRFYNEFLPGVEWLLTFDSESILCANAQSSLNDWLDYTWAGAARADVKAFAGYGKLSLRRVSAIQQVLGFQKRYNNTDQEDIWFGKRLYILPDAKLANLTNEVFSVQNNVTEKPMGYHALGRGRGLDKEVWGNVETRKAALEYCPEMHMILDMKLEKERCPPDTQG